In Sphingomonas sp. LR60, the following are encoded in one genomic region:
- a CDS encoding CPBP family intramembrane glutamic endopeptidase: MIAVGAALAVALASLALLLHGARIGYWPRPPAVAPGTVRHRWFARLALRALVHFGAVTVLLLAALGRLDAVARFPPELLSVRALAVAWIGQPGWEPLALGALGGVVIATVLERRGRRVTLGDLRAVTPVCRAELGWGVLLAITAGVAEELFFRLLLPLLIAIVSGSALVGFAGATAAFGYAHRYQGWRGVLGTVIAGVLLALVYLVSGRLWAAMLVHAAIDLNGLVLRPVLSGKLAKPSLRG; this comes from the coding sequence ATGATCGCCGTCGGCGCGGCGCTGGCGGTGGCGCTGGCCAGTCTCGCGCTGCTGCTGCACGGTGCGCGCATCGGCTATTGGCCGCGCCCGCCGGCGGTCGCGCCGGGGACGGTGCGGCATCGCTGGTTCGCGCGGCTGGCGCTGCGCGCCTTGGTGCATTTCGGCGCGGTCACGGTTTTGCTGCTGGCGGCGTTGGGACGGCTCGATGCGGTCGCGCGCTTTCCGCCCGAATTGCTGTCGGTGCGCGCGCTGGCGGTGGCGTGGATCGGCCAGCCGGGGTGGGAGCCGCTGGCGCTCGGGGCGCTCGGCGGGGTCGTGATCGCCACCGTGCTCGAACGGCGCGGACGTCGCGTGACCCTCGGCGACCTGCGCGCGGTCACGCCGGTGTGCCGCGCCGAGCTTGGCTGGGGCGTGCTGCTCGCGATCACCGCGGGCGTGGCAGAGGAATTGTTCTTCCGGTTGTTGCTGCCGTTGCTGATCGCGATCGTGAGCGGGTCGGCGCTGGTCGGCTTTGCAGGCGCGACGGCGGCGTTCGGCTATGCGCACCGCTATCAGGGCTGGCGCGGCGTGCTCGGGACGGTGATCGCGGGCGTGTTGCTGGCGCTGGTGTATCTGGTGTCGGGGCGGTTGTGGGCGGCGATGCTGGTGCACGCCGCGATCGATCTCAACGGGTTGGTGCTGCGGCCGGTGCTGTCGGGGAAGTTGGCCAAGCCGTCATTGCGAGGGTAG
- a CDS encoding chemotaxis protein CheW — MSRADAINPVAPTADAAATAWNERGELEVLTFDVGGETLALEATMVREILDLLPETLVPGAPALVRHVVNFRGRIAPVADLRLAFAMEAAETTADSRIVVIELPIDGEPTLVGLRTDHVREVATLSADASEEAPSVGMRWSRDYVRRLVRWRDDLIILPDLTAIFASVLSPRS; from the coding sequence GTGTCGCGAGCTGATGCCATCAACCCCGTCGCGCCGACCGCCGACGCCGCCGCGACCGCCTGGAACGAGCGCGGCGAGCTGGAGGTGCTGACCTTCGACGTGGGCGGCGAGACGCTCGCGCTGGAGGCGACGATGGTCCGCGAGATCCTCGACCTGCTTCCCGAAACCCTGGTGCCGGGCGCGCCAGCGCTGGTGCGGCACGTCGTCAACTTCCGCGGACGGATCGCGCCCGTCGCCGACCTGCGGCTCGCCTTCGCGATGGAGGCGGCGGAGACGACCGCCGACAGCCGGATCGTGGTCATCGAATTGCCGATCGACGGCGAGCCGACGCTGGTCGGCCTGCGTACCGATCACGTTCGCGAAGTCGCGACGCTGAGTGCCGATGCCAGCGAGGAGGCGCCCTCGGTCGGGATGCGCTGGTCGCGCGATTATGTCCGCCGGCTCGTCCGCTGGCGTGACGATCTCATCATCCTGCCCGATCTCACCGCCATCTTCGCGTCGGTGCTGTCACCGCGCTCCTGA
- a CDS encoding chemotaxis protein CheW encodes MSMTKQELQVVVFGLGEERFALPVTEVREILDHRPAFRMPDAPAWLVGITDVRGTSVPMIDLRVRLGMATGETTLATRVLVVEAPVAGAAPLVLGLVVDRVLDVSRFGADAVEPSPDLGGRWRSGYVEAILRRDDGFVALLDLPRIFASDDADLLGGAPATGALAA; translated from the coding sequence ATGAGCATGACGAAGCAGGAACTACAGGTCGTCGTCTTCGGCCTCGGGGAGGAGCGCTTCGCGCTGCCGGTCACCGAGGTCCGTGAGATCCTCGATCATCGACCGGCGTTCCGGATGCCCGACGCCCCGGCGTGGCTGGTCGGCATCACCGATGTGCGCGGTACGTCGGTGCCGATGATCGACCTGCGCGTGCGGCTCGGCATGGCGACGGGGGAGACGACCCTCGCGACGCGCGTGCTGGTGGTGGAGGCGCCGGTCGCCGGCGCCGCGCCGCTGGTGCTGGGGCTGGTCGTCGATCGCGTGCTCGACGTCAGCCGCTTCGGTGCCGACGCCGTCGAGCCATCGCCCGACCTGGGCGGCCGCTGGCGCTCGGGGTATGTCGAGGCAATCCTGCGTCGCGACGACGGCTTCGTCGCGCTGCTCGACCTGCCGCGGATCTTCGCAAGCGACGATGCCGATCTGCTCGGCGGCGCCCCCGCGACGGGCGCACTGGCGGCATGA
- a CDS encoding methyl-accepting chemotaxis protein — MSLLPVFKKTARSDYALAQVRQLTRALGEGDLSRRVSLDEASGEAREILSAVNDLLDEALNPAVRLRDAIERVSAEHDAGDIDAVVPVAAFRGDMAQAAAGINALVGSHIGVKKTAMACVKALGEGRFDAPLDALPGKKAFINDTIEGLRGSLKGLIAEMNTMSAEHDRGDIDVFVPVAKFQGDFAVMAKGINDMVSGHIAVKKLAMACIKQFGEGNFDAPLERFPGKKAFINDTIEELRGNFREIIGEIRRLIDASAAGQLSERGDTTRFPGDFGKVVGGINGMLDAILLPIAEGNRVLALVSGGDLTQRVEIACDGDHERMKAAINTLVDNLSKFAGDVAAASGQVAAGSQQLSSTAEQVSEGATEQAAAAEEASASMEEMAANIKQNADNAAQTEKIARQSSQDAEQSGQAVQKAVSAMRTIAERIGIVQEIARQTDLLALNAAVEAARAGEHGRGFAVVAAEVRKLAERSQTAAGEISGMSSETVTAAAQAGEMLTKLVPDIRRTAELVAEISAACREQDIGASQINEAIQQLDKVTQTNASASSQISSTSEELAGQAEELEANIAFFRTAEPRPVASVRKPVRAAAKPVRKVKAPARSGASVADQQARARGFALDLSTGGPDGEDEDFGRAA, encoded by the coding sequence ATGTCGTTGCTTCCCGTGTTCAAGAAGACCGCCCGTTCCGATTACGCCCTGGCGCAGGTCAGGCAGCTTACCCGAGCGCTCGGTGAAGGCGATCTGTCGCGCCGCGTGTCGCTCGATGAGGCGAGCGGCGAGGCACGGGAGATCCTGTCGGCGGTCAACGATCTGCTCGACGAGGCGCTGAACCCCGCCGTGCGGCTTCGCGACGCGATCGAGCGTGTGTCCGCCGAGCATGACGCGGGCGATATCGACGCGGTGGTTCCCGTGGCGGCGTTCCGTGGCGACATGGCGCAGGCCGCCGCCGGGATCAACGCGCTGGTCGGATCGCATATCGGGGTCAAGAAGACGGCGATGGCGTGCGTCAAGGCGCTCGGCGAGGGGCGGTTCGATGCGCCGCTCGACGCGTTGCCGGGCAAGAAGGCGTTCATCAACGACACGATCGAGGGTCTGCGCGGCAGCCTCAAGGGGCTGATCGCGGAGATGAACACCATGTCCGCCGAGCATGACCGCGGCGACATCGACGTCTTCGTACCGGTCGCCAAGTTCCAGGGCGATTTCGCGGTGATGGCGAAGGGCATCAACGACATGGTCAGCGGCCATATCGCGGTGAAGAAGCTCGCGATGGCGTGCATCAAGCAGTTCGGCGAGGGCAATTTCGACGCCCCGCTGGAGCGCTTCCCCGGCAAGAAGGCGTTCATCAACGACACGATCGAGGAACTGCGCGGCAATTTCCGCGAGATCATCGGCGAGATCCGCCGCCTGATCGACGCCTCGGCCGCCGGGCAGCTCAGCGAACGTGGCGACACCACGCGCTTCCCGGGCGATTTCGGCAAGGTCGTCGGCGGGATCAACGGGATGCTCGATGCGATCCTGTTGCCGATCGCCGAGGGCAATCGCGTGCTGGCGCTGGTCAGCGGCGGCGACCTGACGCAGCGCGTCGAGATCGCGTGCGATGGCGATCACGAGCGGATGAAGGCCGCGATCAACACGCTCGTCGACAATCTGTCCAAGTTCGCCGGCGACGTCGCCGCCGCCTCGGGGCAGGTCGCCGCGGGCAGCCAGCAATTGTCGAGCACCGCCGAACAGGTCAGCGAAGGCGCCACCGAGCAGGCCGCGGCAGCTGAGGAGGCTTCGGCATCGATGGAAGAGATGGCCGCAAACATCAAACAGAATGCCGACAACGCCGCGCAGACCGAGAAGATCGCGCGCCAGTCGTCGCAGGACGCCGAGCAGAGCGGACAGGCGGTGCAGAAGGCGGTCAGCGCGATGCGCACCATCGCCGAGCGGATCGGGATCGTGCAGGAAATCGCGCGCCAGACCGACCTGCTGGCGCTCAACGCCGCGGTCGAGGCGGCGCGGGCCGGTGAACACGGCCGCGGCTTCGCGGTGGTCGCCGCCGAGGTCCGCAAGCTGGCCGAGCGCAGCCAGACCGCTGCGGGCGAGATCAGCGGTATGTCGTCGGAGACGGTGACCGCGGCGGCACAGGCGGGCGAGATGCTCACCAAGCTGGTGCCCGACATTCGCCGGACCGCCGAACTGGTCGCCGAGATCAGCGCGGCGTGTCGCGAACAGGATATCGGCGCGAGCCAGATCAACGAGGCGATCCAGCAGCTCGACAAGGTGACGCAGACCAACGCCTCGGCATCGTCGCAGATTTCCTCGACGTCCGAGGAGCTGGCGGGGCAGGCCGAGGAACTGGAGGCGAACATCGCCTTCTTCCGCACCGCCGAACCGCGCCCGGTCGCCAGCGTCCGCAAGCCGGTGCGCGCCGCGGCCAAGCCGGTCCGCAAGGTCAAGGCGCCGGCACGCAGCGGTGCGAGCGTCGCCGACCAGCAGGCACGCGCCCGCGGCTTCGCGCTCGACCTGAGCACCGGCGGCCCCGACGGCGAGGACGAGGATTTCGGCCGGGCGGCCTGA
- a CDS encoding response regulator has translation MTASILTVDDSASLRMAIRIALTGAGYAVTEAVDGADGLAKATGTRFDMIVTDLNMPNMDGLEMIRALRQQPAQAGVPIIFLSTESDADMKAQAKAAGATGWLVKPFQPDQLIRVAQKVLGK, from the coding sequence ATGACCGCCTCGATCCTTACCGTTGACGACAGCGCCAGCCTGCGGATGGCGATCCGCATCGCGCTGACCGGCGCCGGTTATGCCGTGACCGAAGCAGTCGACGGGGCCGACGGGCTTGCCAAGGCGACGGGCACGCGGTTCGACATGATCGTCACCGATCTCAACATGCCCAATATGGACGGGCTGGAGATGATCCGCGCGCTGCGTCAGCAGCCGGCGCAGGCGGGCGTGCCGATCATCTTCCTGTCGACCGAATCGGATGCCGACATGAAGGCGCAGGCCAAGGCGGCGGGGGCGACCGGCTGGCTGGTCAAGCCGTTCCAGCCCGACCAGTTGATCCGCGTCGCCCAAAAGGTGCTCGGCAAGTGA
- a CDS encoding methyl-accepting chemotaxis protein: MRATIKMKLGATFTVLVLLLAIVIGVGVSKMSTLNDAISEVIAGPARRLSVAQSIDTVQSQALADQQSLALNTDAIVMKGYYDKVLAGEADMDRLIDQGIGMASKEGRPLWETLRRDWTELKPTFERVRDLGYANRNDEAAKLSNEEQAPVMKRFASDIGKVSEFQREKMKEADQATNELYAQSRTMMIAVGVIASLIAIGGAVWISLVVSRGLKRIGVAVEAVSIGDLDQDVTVTSNDEIKDLVDTVNRMTANLRKSAALADAIAGGDLTVDHQPLSEKDKLGQALVMMVNRLRIVVGDSTVAAQNVAAGSQQLSSSSEQVSQGATEQAAAAEEASASMEQMAANIKQNADNATQTEKIARQSSQDAELSGQAVEKAVSAMRTIAEKIGIVQEIAPQTDLLALNAAVEAARAGEHGRGFAVVAAEVRKLAERSQTAAGEISGMSSETVTAAAQAGEMLTKLVPDIRRTAELVAEISAACREQDIGASQINEAIQQLDKVTQQNASASEQISSTSEELASQAEELQESIAFFRVNEGSKSARHMPRPAVRSTAVAAKKGKPVTRGTSVVEQQARVRGFALDLSTGGPDGEDADFGRAA, encoded by the coding sequence ATGCGCGCTACGATCAAGATGAAGCTGGGAGCCACCTTCACGGTGCTGGTGCTCCTGCTGGCCATCGTCATCGGCGTCGGTGTCTCGAAGATGAGCACCCTCAACGATGCCATCTCCGAAGTGATCGCGGGGCCGGCGCGTCGCCTGTCGGTCGCCCAGTCGATCGATACCGTCCAGAGCCAGGCGCTCGCGGATCAGCAGTCGCTGGCGCTCAACACCGATGCCATCGTCATGAAGGGCTATTACGACAAGGTCCTTGCGGGGGAAGCCGACATGGACCGGCTGATCGATCAGGGCATCGGGATGGCCAGCAAGGAAGGGCGCCCGTTGTGGGAGACGCTGCGCCGTGACTGGACGGAGCTGAAGCCGACCTTCGAACGGGTGCGCGACCTCGGCTATGCCAACCGCAACGACGAAGCCGCCAAGCTGTCGAACGAGGAGCAGGCGCCGGTCATGAAGCGCTTTGCGTCCGACATCGGCAAGGTCAGCGAGTTCCAGCGCGAGAAGATGAAGGAGGCGGACCAGGCGACGAACGAATTGTACGCCCAAAGCCGCACGATGATGATCGCGGTGGGTGTGATCGCCTCCCTGATCGCGATCGGCGGCGCGGTCTGGATCTCGCTGGTCGTGTCACGCGGGCTGAAGCGGATCGGGGTCGCGGTCGAGGCGGTGTCGATCGGCGACCTCGACCAGGACGTGACCGTCACCAGCAACGACGAGATCAAGGATCTGGTCGATACCGTCAACCGCATGACCGCAAACCTGCGCAAGAGCGCGGCGCTGGCCGATGCGATCGCCGGCGGCGACCTGACCGTCGATCATCAGCCGCTGTCGGAGAAGGACAAGCTGGGTCAGGCGTTGGTGATGATGGTCAATCGGCTGCGCATCGTCGTCGGTGACTCGACGGTGGCGGCGCAGAATGTCGCGGCCGGAAGCCAGCAGCTCTCGTCGTCGTCGGAGCAGGTGAGCCAAGGGGCGACCGAGCAGGCGGCGGCGGCCGAGGAGGCGTCGGCGTCGATGGAGCAGATGGCCGCCAACATCAAGCAGAACGCCGACAATGCGACGCAGACCGAGAAGATCGCGCGCCAGTCGTCGCAGGATGCCGAACTGAGCGGGCAGGCGGTCGAGAAGGCGGTCAGCGCGATGCGCACGATCGCCGAGAAGATCGGCATCGTACAGGAGATCGCGCCCCAGACCGACCTGCTGGCGCTCAACGCCGCGGTCGAGGCGGCACGCGCGGGCGAGCACGGCCGCGGCTTCGCGGTGGTCGCCGCCGAGGTCCGCAAGCTGGCCGAGCGGAGCCAGACTGCCGCGGGCGAGATCAGCGGTATGTCGTCGGAAACGGTGACGGCCGCGGCACAGGCGGGCGAAATGCTCACCAAGCTTGTGCCCGACATCCGTCGTACCGCCGAGCTGGTCGCCGAGATCAGCGCCGCATGCCGCGAGCAGGATATCGGGGCCAGCCAGATCAACGAGGCAATCCAGCAGCTCGACAAGGTCACGCAGCAGAACGCCTCGGCTTCCGAGCAGATTTCCTCGACCTCGGAGGAACTGGCGAGCCAGGCCGAGGAATTGCAGGAGAGCATCGCCTTCTTCCGCGTCAATGAGGGCAGCAAATCCGCCCGTCACATGCCGCGCCCCGCCGTGCGCAGCACCGCCGTCGCGGCGAAGAAGGGCAAGCCCGTCACGCGTGGCACATCGGTGGTCGAGCAGCAGGCGCGTGTACGTGGCTTCGCGCTCGATCTGAGCACCGGCGGTCCGGATGGAGAGGACGCCGACTTCGGCCGCGCAGCCTGA
- a CDS encoding STAS domain-containing protein → MSITHVVAAGDLCLPSIGLLADDLSHAFAASDAVRLDLSAVAAPDLSVVQLVESARRTARDDGRDFALASPVGAPFRALLARAGFTPASEEDASFWFHGDSAQ, encoded by the coding sequence ATGTCGATCACCCATGTGGTCGCGGCCGGCGATCTGTGCCTGCCGTCGATCGGGTTGCTGGCGGACGATCTGTCGCACGCCTTCGCTGCGAGCGATGCCGTCCGGCTCGACCTGTCGGCAGTGGCCGCGCCCGATCTCAGTGTGGTGCAACTGGTCGAGTCCGCGCGGCGCACCGCGCGCGATGACGGCCGCGACTTCGCGCTTGCCTCCCCGGTCGGCGCCCCGTTCCGCGCGCTGCTGGCGCGCGCCGGCTTCACCCCGGCGTCCGAAGAGGACGCCAGCTTCTGGTTCCACGGAGACTCCGCGCAATGA
- the cysD gene encoding sulfate adenylyltransferase subunit CysD: MSRLLDHHRLTHLQRLEAEAIHIMREVVAEADNPVMLYSVGKDSAVMLHLARKAFYPSPPPFPLLHVDTTWKFREMYALRDRMAAESGMTLLVHQNPEAIERRINPFDHGALHTDMWKTEGLKQALDHYGFDAAFGGARRDEEKSRAKERIFSFRTATHGWDPKNQRPELWNLYNARKNKGESIRVFPISNWTELDIWQYIHLNDVPIVPLYFAAERPTVERDGMLLMVDDDRFRLLPGEQPVLRSIRFRTLGCYPLTGAVESRATTLPQVIQETLLTTTSERQGRAIDKDAGGAGMEVKKQQGYF; encoded by the coding sequence ATGTCACGGTTGCTCGATCATCACCGGCTCACCCATCTGCAACGGCTCGAGGCCGAGGCGATCCACATCATGCGTGAGGTGGTGGCCGAGGCGGACAATCCCGTGATGCTCTATTCGGTGGGTAAGGACAGCGCGGTGATGCTGCATCTCGCGCGCAAGGCGTTCTACCCGAGCCCACCGCCCTTCCCGCTGCTGCATGTCGATACGACCTGGAAGTTCCGCGAGATGTACGCGCTGCGCGACCGGATGGCCGCGGAGAGCGGGATGACCCTGCTGGTCCATCAGAACCCTGAGGCGATCGAGCGCCGGATCAACCCGTTCGATCACGGCGCGCTCCACACCGACATGTGGAAGACCGAGGGGCTCAAGCAGGCGCTCGACCATTACGGCTTCGACGCCGCCTTCGGCGGCGCGCGCCGTGACGAGGAGAAGAGCCGCGCCAAGGAGCGGATCTTCAGCTTTCGCACCGCGACGCACGGCTGGGACCCGAAGAACCAGCGGCCGGAGCTGTGGAACCTCTACAATGCGCGCAAGAACAAGGGCGAGAGCATCCGCGTCTTCCCGATCTCGAACTGGACCGAGCTGGATATCTGGCAATATATCCACCTGAACGATGTGCCGATCGTCCCGCTCTATTTCGCCGCCGAGCGGCCGACCGTCGAGCGCGACGGGATGCTGCTGATGGTCGATGACGATCGCTTCCGGTTGTTGCCCGGCGAGCAGCCGGTGCTGCGCTCGATCCGCTTCCGCACGCTCGGATGCTATCCGCTGACCGGCGCAGTCGAGAGCCGCGCGACGACGCTGCCGCAGGTGATCCAGGAGACGTTGCTCACCACCACCAGCGAGCGGCAAGGGCGCGCGATCGACAAGGATGCCGGCGGTGCGGGGATGGAAGTGAAGAAGCAGCAGGGGTATTTCTGA
- a CDS encoding 3'(2'),5'-bisphosphate nucleotidase CysQ has protein sequence MTGESDAALAAHLAEVAGALLLTVRDSAALTEKALAKAGDAIANRFLVEALRAQRGEDGLLSEEEKDCPIRLDRSRVWIVDPVDGTREYAERRADWAVHVGLAIDGVPTTGAVALPAAGIVLRSDAPVAVPPAPERLRMVVSRSRPAREAVAVADALGAELVPMGSAGAKAMSIILGQSDIYLHSGGQYEWDSCAPAAVARAHGLHVSRIDGSPLVYNCADTYMPDLLICRQEHVAPVLAALAQG, from the coding sequence ATGACCGGGGAGAGCGATGCCGCGCTGGCGGCGCATCTCGCCGAGGTCGCGGGGGCGCTGCTGCTGACGGTGCGCGACAGCGCGGCGCTGACCGAGAAGGCGCTGGCCAAGGCCGGCGATGCGATCGCCAACCGCTTTCTCGTCGAGGCGTTGCGCGCGCAGCGTGGCGAGGACGGGCTGCTGTCGGAGGAGGAGAAGGACTGCCCGATCCGGCTCGACCGCTCGCGGGTGTGGATCGTCGACCCGGTCGACGGCACGCGCGAATATGCCGAACGCCGCGCCGATTGGGCAGTGCATGTCGGCCTGGCGATCGACGGCGTGCCGACCACCGGCGCGGTCGCCTTGCCCGCGGCCGGGATCGTGCTGCGCAGCGACGCGCCGGTCGCGGTCCCGCCTGCGCCGGAACGGCTGCGGATGGTGGTCAGCCGCTCGCGCCCGGCGCGCGAGGCGGTGGCGGTCGCCGACGCACTGGGCGCGGAGCTGGTGCCGATGGGTAGCGCCGGCGCAAAGGCGATGAGCATCATCCTCGGCCAATCGGACATCTATCTCCATTCGGGCGGCCAATATGAATGGGACAGCTGCGCCCCCGCCGCCGTGGCGCGCGCGCACGGGCTGCACGTCAGCCGCATCGACGGCTCGCCGCTCGTCTATAACTGCGCGGACACGTACATGCCCGACCTGCTGATCTGCCGACAGGAGCATGTCGCCCCGGTGCTGGCGGCACTGGCTCAGGGATGA
- a CDS encoding endonuclease/exonuclease/phosphatase family protein: MKRLIMAAAALVTASGAQAQDVRVMTFNVRFACDCDGPNVWPARHDLFMRTVREAKPDVIGTQELLQKQGDDIVRALPGYRWFGRDRDGGHKGEHMGVFYRTDRLKLIRSGDFWLSETPETPGKISWGANLPRMVTWGVFETIGKTKRRFLMADTHFPHRGAEDEQARNRSAALIAERLPVIAKGLPIVLTGDLNTTPGSAAVRRLTTFLTDASRLARTPDAPSGTFHDFTGTPEAGKWIDYILVKGFRPVAAKVLTTHDGAHYPSDHFPIVADLKGE, encoded by the coding sequence ATGAAGCGTTTGATAATGGCAGCGGCAGCGCTGGTAACCGCAAGTGGCGCACAGGCGCAGGACGTGCGCGTCATGACCTTCAACGTGCGCTTCGCGTGCGATTGCGACGGCCCCAACGTCTGGCCGGCGCGGCACGACCTGTTCATGCGGACTGTGCGCGAAGCGAAGCCGGACGTGATCGGCACGCAGGAATTGCTCCAGAAACAGGGCGACGACATCGTCCGTGCGCTGCCGGGCTATCGCTGGTTCGGGCGCGACCGCGACGGCGGGCACAAGGGCGAGCATATGGGCGTCTTTTACCGCACCGATCGGCTCAAGCTGATCCGCAGCGGCGACTTCTGGCTGTCCGAGACCCCCGAAACGCCGGGCAAGATCAGCTGGGGCGCGAACCTGCCGCGGATGGTCACCTGGGGCGTGTTCGAGACGATCGGCAAGACGAAGCGCCGCTTCCTGATGGCCGACACGCACTTTCCGCATCGCGGAGCGGAGGACGAGCAAGCGCGCAATCGCTCCGCCGCGCTGATCGCGGAGCGGCTTCCGGTGATCGCAAAGGGGCTGCCGATCGTGCTGACCGGCGATCTGAACACCACGCCCGGCAGCGCGGCGGTGCGCCGGCTGACGACCTTCCTGACCGACGCGTCGCGACTGGCGCGCACGCCCGACGCGCCGAGCGGGACGTTCCACGATTTCACCGGCACGCCCGAGGCGGGCAAGTGGATCGACTATATCCTTGTGAAGGGTTTCCGTCCGGTGGCGGCCAAGGTGCTGACGACGCACGACGGCGCACATTACCCGTCCGATCACTTCCCGATCGTCGCCGATCTGAAGGGGGAGTAA
- a CDS encoding chemotaxis protein CheA gives MNEDPTATFRVEAGELLDQVEQGLLDLGHRLGDMALVNAVFRGLHTLKGSGAMFGFDALAAFTHHCESAFDRVRKGEVPATAELVSVILSARDHMAALVEGDAPQAVGDAILARLAAAVEAARGGGTPAAQPVAASQGWRLFFRLPPDAMANGTNPLMLLDELRDLGAAEVRVRTDTLPPLNALVPNECHLGWDVVLRGEITREAIEDVFIFVMDDMTLDIAPLGDEAASAPAPVADEPIAAIPAEVMAPVAAPGGPPAAAQPAVENVRVPADRLDALMDRVGELVIAQSRLSQLANNRHDLLLRSVTEDIERLSGELRDTMMVLRMVPVSSLFGRFRRLIHDLARETGKAIELQTSGETTEVDKTVIERLFDPLVHIIRNSCDHGLEAPADRIAAGKSGTGLVKLSAHQAGGEVLITIVDDGRGIDRERVRAKGEANGLIEPGQQLADEELLGLIFHPGFSTAAQVTNLSGRGVGMDVVKRTIESLRGSISVASETGKGSTITLRIPLTLAIIEGLLVRVGESRYVLPLSAVEECLELSLEDDLRSRGRSLITLRDRLVPFVRLRDLFATGTRPDPHQKVVVVATGRDRVGLVVDQIIGNHQTVIKSLSAFHRGVGSFSGATILGDGNVALILDVAQLVAMAQPREEMLRVAS, from the coding sequence GTGAACGAGGATCCGACAGCCACTTTTCGGGTGGAGGCGGGCGAACTGCTCGACCAGGTCGAACAGGGATTGCTCGATCTTGGGCACCGGCTGGGCGACATGGCGCTGGTCAATGCGGTGTTCCGGGGGCTGCATACGCTCAAGGGCTCGGGCGCAATGTTCGGCTTCGACGCGCTGGCCGCGTTCACGCACCATTGTGAGAGCGCGTTCGACCGCGTCCGCAAGGGCGAGGTGCCCGCGACCGCCGAGCTGGTATCGGTGATCCTGTCCGCGCGCGACCATATGGCGGCGCTGGTCGAAGGCGACGCGCCACAGGCCGTGGGCGATGCGATCCTCGCCCGGCTCGCGGCGGCGGTCGAGGCCGCGCGCGGCGGCGGCACGCCGGCGGCCCAGCCGGTGGCGGCGTCGCAGGGTTGGCGACTGTTCTTCCGCCTGCCGCCCGATGCGATGGCGAACGGCACCAACCCGCTGATGCTGCTGGACGAATTGCGCGACCTCGGCGCGGCGGAGGTGCGTGTGCGCACCGACACGCTGCCGCCGCTGAACGCGCTGGTGCCCAACGAATGCCATCTCGGCTGGGACGTCGTGCTGCGTGGTGAGATCACCCGCGAGGCGATCGAGGACGTGTTCATCTTCGTCATGGACGACATGACGCTCGACATCGCGCCGCTCGGCGACGAGGCCGCTTCGGCACCCGCCCCGGTCGCGGACGAGCCGATCGCCGCCATACCGGCCGAGGTGATGGCGCCGGTCGCCGCTCCCGGAGGTCCGCCGGCCGCCGCGCAGCCGGCGGTGGAGAACGTCCGCGTTCCCGCCGATCGCCTCGACGCGCTGATGGACCGCGTCGGCGAGCTGGTGATCGCGCAGAGCCGCCTGTCGCAGCTTGCGAACAATCGCCACGACCTGCTGCTGCGTTCGGTGACCGAGGATATCGAGCGGCTGTCCGGCGAGTTGCGCGACACGATGATGGTGTTGCGCATGGTGCCGGTCTCGTCGCTGTTCGGGCGCTTCCGTCGCCTGATCCACGATCTGGCGCGCGAGACCGGCAAGGCGATCGAGCTGCAGACATCGGGCGAAACCACCGAGGTCGACAAGACCGTGATCGAGCGGCTGTTCGATCCGCTGGTCCACATCATCCGCAACTCGTGCGACCACGGCCTCGAAGCACCGGCCGACCGGATCGCGGCGGGCAAGTCCGGGACGGGGCTGGTGAAGCTCAGCGCGCATCAGGCGGGCGGAGAAGTGCTGATCACGATCGTCGACGACGGCCGCGGGATCGACCGCGAGCGCGTCCGCGCCAAGGGCGAGGCCAACGGGCTGATCGAACCGGGGCAGCAACTCGCCGACGAGGAACTGCTCGGGCTGATTTTCCACCCCGGCTTCTCGACCGCGGCACAGGTCACGAACCTGTCCGGACGCGGTGTCGGGATGGACGTCGTCAAGCGCACGATCGAGAGCCTGCGCGGCTCGATCAGCGTGGCGAGCGAGACCGGCAAGGGTTCCACGATCACGCTGCGCATCCCGCTGACGCTGGCGATCATCGAGGGGCTGTTGGTGCGCGTCGGCGAGAGCCGCTACGTCCTGCCGCTGTCCGCGGTCGAAGAATGCCTCGAACTGTCGCTGGAGGACGATCTGCGCTCGCGCGGGCGCAGCCTCATCACGCTCCGCGACCGGCTGGTGCCGTTCGTGCGGCTGCGCGATCTGTTCGCCACCGGCACGCGCCCCGATCCGCACCAGAAGGTCGTGGTGGTCGCCACCGGGCGCGATCGCGTCGGGCTGGTCGTCGACCAGATCATCGGCAACCACCAAACCGTCATCAAGTCGCTATCGGCCTTCCATCGCGGCGTCGGCAGCTTCTCCGGCGCGACGATCCTCGGCGACGGCAATGTCGCGCTGATCCTCGACGTCGCGCAACTGGTCGCGATGGCGCAACCCCGTGAGGAGATGCTCCGTGTCGCGAGCTGA